In one window of Plasmodium cynomolgi strain B DNA, chromosome 13, whole genome shotgun sequence DNA:
- a CDS encoding hypothetical protein (putative) gives MEFALLYNNLLKVRVAENQFLLVESNYNSSFLNNFLFQFNDKELKTWHLTNDMIRDEISNGNFTLHNNMCEVVNKLNINCDNLLEFYKSNDEKNKEKIIENTIHLYDELSKRNMSIYRVKESLLNPCKDISTKTLTGGSNYIFLFVSQKKHLKISTIFLILTIFFLHAILYDFVLFLCFKNYRLSIESKRKYLAKYMWSVSTILFLEIILGDDCIIWWLHDIDPIFNYHFQYFLWYISLFCLLSYVLHRVFRKYAVRNDSNNCTSASFTMQYVHDFLFGINIVFSCLFILLNISKATVITIIVTDIVLFIDILNDSYLEQIRLTNFEDFPSNRQRKKKFYIIENNKKNGKKFTLVRLNEHIYQEVTLESNSEKQASKSKGDIDANNKGELKKSCEKKNKIFNLKNVFNKGNINMKKIPKNAASNGKEVEEENGNNSEEENHSHDDGDKYDSIDNPGTSSVEYCEICDERFKNVVLYPCMHGGFCETCIRSMIFNSLKLKDSFPNCPLCRDAIKNVYKISYEDSQKKVQAVTILTIRVKQ, from the exons ATGGAATTTGCCCTACTGTATAATAACCTATTAAAAGTAAGGGTAGCGGAAAACCAGTTTTTGCTGGTCGAATCAAATTACAACAGCTCCTTCTTAAATAATTTCCTGTTTCAATTTAATGACAAGGAACTAAAAACGTGGCACCTAACGAATGACATGATAAGGGACGAAATATCGAACGGAAATTTTACGCTCCACAACAACATGTGTGAAGTggttaacaaattaaatataaactGTGACAATTTGCTAGAATTCTACAAATcgaatgatgaaaaaaataaggaaaaaataatcgaaaaTACTATTCATTTGTATGACGAACTGAGCAAGAGAAATATGTCCATTTATAGGGTAAAGGAATCTTTGCTAAATCCGTGTAAAGATATAAGCACAAAAACGCTCACTGGAGGaagtaattatatatttttatttgtatctCAGAAGAAGCATCTAAAAATTAGCACGATCTTCTTAATACtgacgattttttttctgcatgc AATTTTATACGActttgtattatttttgtgcttCAAGAATTACCGACTGTCAATCGAGAGCAAAAGGAAGTACCTTGCCAAATATATGTGGTCAGTGAGTACCATCTTGTTTTTAGAGATCATCCTAGGGGATGACTGCATCATTTGGTGGCTACACGATATCGaccccatttttaattaccaTTTTCAATATTTCTTATGGTACATATCTCTGTTCTGCTTATTGTCGTATGTACTACATAGAGTGTTTAGGAAGTATGCAGTAAGAAATGACAGTAACAATTGCACGTCAGCTTCGTTCACCATGCAGTATGTTCACGATTTTCTGTTCGGGATTAACATCGTTTTTTCCTGCCTCTTTATCCTATTAAATATAAGCAAGGCCACCGTTATCACCATTATCGTTACCGACATAGTGCTCTTCAtagatattttaaatgacTCCTACTTAGAACAAATACGACTAACCAATTTTGAAGACTTCCCATCAAATCggcaaagaaagaaaaaattctacataattgaaaataacaaaaaaaatggaaaaaaatttactctAGTTAGACTAAATGAGCACATTTATCAGGAAGTCACCCTGGAGAGTAATTCAGAAAAACAAGCAAGCAAAAGCAAAGGTGACATCGATGCGAATAATAAAGGCGAACTGAAAAAATcatgtgagaaaaaaaacaaaatcttTAACTTGAAGAATGTATTTAATAagggaaatataaatatgaaaaaaattccaaaaaatGCCGCCAGCAATGGGAAAGAAGTCGAGGAGGAAAACGGTAATAATAGCGAGGAGGAAAACCATAGCCATGATGATGGTGACAAATATGACAGTATAGACAACCCAGGTACGTCATCTGTGGAGTATTGCGAAATTTGCGATGAGCGCTTTAAAAATGTGGTGCTTTATCCCTGTATGCATGGAGGATTTTGCGAAACTTGCATACGGTCCATGATATTCAATTCACTGAAGTTGAAAGACTCCTTTCCCAATTGTCCTCTCTGCCGAGACGCCATCAAGAATGTCTACAAAATATCTTACGAGGATAGTCAGAAGAAGGTCCAGGCCGTCACGATACTCACTATCAGGGTGAAGCAATGA
- a CDS encoding hypothetical protein (putative), whose amino-acid sequence MEFLSNIYDKVLSGYVSTDVFKYKTWQEGVLGKDRSGCNGEGNDNDTDTVKRKLEEILGTFVKNGKISHALWAQHKMFIGDEGIYILGEVITICQIVEYVDADDLVDINSNEEFKANILEELKRRLNIKRKTEMLEEKIITNISMCNSNFNEDDGDDDGNGDEHGDDNEGDADGDRGGGGFGFGEGSRMDKKRRKKKKQDNHNHKDNNDDERSYNDRSYNDSGYNDSGYNESSYNDSSCNDSSCNDNQRDDSQRYDNQRDDNQRDDNQCDENQRDDSKLGDKNAVSNFVEMLCAGKTNKFGFCEYDQKFNDRYNLKNSKNDRKSSKSLEHCILPFREDYEHKYVCLLLNHSGKQEARILRFSRNCVVLKDRIYGEFCAYIKFHRSDPNFSGTKAMNEFFNSLNDSALKQLFFGLNEQNLNLLEEAISYCPIATFSFFKNIKLLKKINVNATRRTWKAVCGLQKLYKNLKKVREKMALEDPRFLCEEYSSSCVGSSGNIDANRNGNSNGNGNRNQGNHDQGDYDQGNRHSNSHAYPPSSEHVRLAHAQGNNSHPRESKLLHEKERELAFRSISSSVHAGGTSGSVVASSIDCTSTCSVACTVNNCNHSSGHVSSGIVGLGNKKNKSDLFTDKLENKEYNHQMYSNSLDLHTEEKKTKNVEINKLNDTCLYVTSDEECLQMARSNNVTSELSGANRTIEENNKTLLDQTNKMFIDDNYRTVDEMGRRLSENRLMRENSLDDVRANMIKLFKTYGGQCRIGKVQGRCEDATFQTDIPPAFGIFDGVGSWSLEGIDASKFSIGLSLACQREAEKLSKNLNDYAKVSYNTIIRSKLLLRNSLDSVKKEYADAYGSSTAIVGLIDEYTGKCGIASLGDSVCMILRREFLPGDINFERETYPKFPVESFLYYNNKGRNPSIVRKIIWKTSEQKWENGAPYQLSNLPDRSQWKDLEDRGLHSFVKILEKVDIDGDPPEAAATPPSEILCMPGDLILLMSDGVSDNLFDEEIEAYCTFAISPEEACELGDPSAFTPAQDIAYSITNIAKRRSGDKLHCKPFFPFLGKYREPNRTYKGNKVDDISCVAIWVVCETEDSVKNFVANPDEPSILETDKYYSNNYFQHFNKITDICTPTKKFIKEKNRIERVNLQHINMDSGRGSGERESAHGKFGHSNSSNMNAQFSANFFDSSETPIKFSQSDDNKYQDLSDIVLKDEDDASSADGDDERGDADNSHGGNSHGDHSDDEKVTLPRDNHNTIDSNKLSDDMDSMKTPNSNSLKSRFKDQIFNRDDFDHTPRQRISDDRLEEHIERINNMYIKTPILHIDKNFKTNKTSVRKTKTSNRGKVMSNKKMEQGDMSSMLNYETPKKQMMMRGGTKEKASVVTSINEKAVMNSFINNETPSKSSITKDTSLKVDKKITKNKRKSVFNFDKNESPSKIGYSKKRSKKS is encoded by the exons ATGGAATTCTTGAGCAACATATATGATAAGGTCCTGTCCGGTTATGTGTCCACTGACGTGTTTAAATATAAGACGTGGCAAGAGGGAGTGCTAGGGAAAGACAGAAGCGGATGCAACGGTGAAGGAAATGATAATGACACGGACACTGTGAAGAGAAAGCTAGAAGAAATTTTGGGGACCTTcgtgaaaaatggaaaaatatcacATGCTCTGTGGGCCCAACACAAAATGTTCATAGGAGACGAAGGAATATATATCCTAGGGGAAGTGATAACCATTTGTCAAATTGTGGAGTACGTGGATGCAGACGACCTGGTTGACATAAACAGCAACGAAGAATTTAAGGCGAACATCTTGGAAGAGTTAAAAAGGAggttaaacataaaaaggaaaacggaAATGttggaggagaaaattattacaaatatatcCATGTGTAACAGCAATTTTAATGAAGACGACGGGGATGATGACGGGAATGGCGACGAGCATGGTGACGATAATGAGGGGGATGCAGATGGGGACCGGGGAGGTGGAGGTTTCGGCTTCGGCGAAGGGAGCAggatggacaaaaaaagaaggaagaaaaaaaaacaggataATCACAACCATAAGGACAATAACGATGATGAACGTAGTTACAATGACAGGAGCTACAATGACAGCGGCTACAATGACAGTGGCTACAATGAAAGCAGCTATAACGACAGCAGCTGTAACGACAGCAGCTGCAACGACAATCAACGTGATGACAGCCAACGTTATGACAATCAACGTGATGACAACCAACGTGATGACAACCAATGTGATGAAAACCAGCGTGATGACTCCAAGCTGGGAGACAAAAACGCCGTGTCCAATTTCGTCGAAATGCTATGCGCaggaaaaacgaataaaTTTGGTTTTTGCGAATACGACCAAAAGTTCAATGACAGATATAATCTAAAGAATAGTAAAAACGACCGCAAGTCGTCCAAGTCGTTAGAACACTGTATATTACCCTTTCGCGAGGATTATGAGCACAAATATGTGTGCCTGCTACTGAACCACTCAGGGAAACAAGAAGCGAGGATATTACGATTTAGTAGGAACTGT GTGGTGTTAAAAGATAGGATTTATGGAGAgttttgtgcatatataaaattccATAGGAGTGATCCTAATTTTAGTGGCACGAAAGCCatgaatgaattttttaattcgctAAATGATAGTGCACTGAAGCAGCTGTTCTTTGGCCTGAATGAACAGAATTTGAATTTGCTAGAAGAAGCAATATCCTATTGCCCCATCGctactttttccttttttaaaaatattaagcTTTTGAAAAAGATCAATGTGAATGCCACTAGGCGGACGTGGAAGGCTGTTTGCGGGTTGCAAAAgttgtacaaaaatttgaagaaggtgagggaaaaaatggcgttGGAAGACCCCCGATTCCTCTGCGAGGAGTACAGCTCCTCCTGCGTTGGCAGCAGCGGCAACATTGATGCCAATCGCAACGGTAACAGTAATGGTAATGGCAACCGCAATCAGGGAAACCATGATCAGGGAGACTACGATCAGGGCAATCGTCACAGCAACAGTCATGCATATCCCCCCTCCAGCGAGCACGTGCGACTGGCACACGCACAAGGTAATAACTCCCATCCCCGCGAATCGAAATTGCTGCATGAGAAAGAAAGAGAGTTAGCCTTTAGGAGCATTAGTAGCAGTGTTCACGCCGGTGGAACGAGCGGCAGTGTCGTCGCGAGTTCGATCGATTGCACGAGTACGTGTTCTGTTGCGTGCACCGTTAACAATTGCAATCATAGTAGCGGCCACGTGAGCAGCGGGATCGTAGGCCtaggcaacaaaaaaaataaaagcgatTTATTTACGgataaattagaaaataaagAGTACAACCACCAAATGTATAGTAACTCATTAGATTTACACaccgaagaaaaaaaaactaaaaatgtagaaattaACAAACTAAATGACACCTGTTTATATGTTACCTCAGATGAAGAGTGTCTTCAAATGGCCAGGAGTAACAACGTCACGAGTGAGTTAAGCGGCGCGAACAGAACTATcgaggaaaataataaaacgtTACTAGATCAAACGAATAAAATGTTCATAGATGATAATTACAGAACGGTGGATGAAATGGGAAGACGTTTAAGTGAAAACAGATTAATGAGGGAAAATTCCTTGGATGATGTAAGAGCGAAcatgataaaattatttaagacATACGGAGGACAGTGTCGTATTGGGAAAGTGCAAGGAAGGTGTGAAGACGCGACGTTTCAAACGGATATACCTCCTGCGTTTGGAATATTCGATGGGGTGGGTTCGTGGAGTTTGGAAGGAATAGACGCTTCTAAATTTTCCATCGGTTTGTCACTTGCTTGTCAGAGGGAGGCAGAAAAATTAtcgaaaaatttaaacgaCTATGCAAAGGTGTCCTACAATACCATCATCAGATCGAAGTTGCTGTTAAGAAATTCACTAGACagcgtaaaaaaagagtatGCAGATGCGTATGGCAGCTCGACCGCCATCGTAGGTTTGATAGATGAATATACTGGGAAGTGCGGGATAGCCTCTTTAGGAGATAGCGTGTGTATGATTCTTCGAAGGGAGTTCCTTCCAGGGGATATAAACTTCGAAAGAGAAACTTACCCTAAATTTCCAGTGGaatcatttttgtattataataataaaggaAGGAACCCTTCCATAGTGCGTAAAATTATATGGAAGACGAGTGAACAGAAATGGGAGAATGGGGCCCCCTACCAACTATCCAATTTACCTGACCGTAGTCAATGGAAAGATTTAGAAGATAGAGGCCTACACAGTTTTGTAAAGATATTAGAAAAGGTAGATATTGATGGAGATCCACCCGAAGCCGCTGCCACCCCCCCATCAGAAATTTTATGTATGCCAGGAGATTTGATCTTACTAATGAGTGACGGTGTGAGTGATAATCTTTTtgatgaagaaatagaagCTTATTGTACCTTTGCCATCAGCCCAGAAGAAGCATGTGAATTAGGAGATCCAAGTGCATTCACCCCTGCGCAGGATATAGCTTATTCCATTACGAACATAGCTAAGAGAAGAAGTGGGGACAAACTTCACTGCAAAccgttttttccatttcttggGAAATATAGAGAACCAAATAGAACCTACAAAGGCAACAAGGTAGATGATATATCCTGTGTTGCCATATGGGTAGTCTGCGAAACGGAAGAcagtgtaaaaaatttcgttgCTAACCCGGATGAGCCGTCCATACTGGAAACGGACAAATATTACTCGAATAATTATTTCCAACactttaacaaaataacgGACATTTGTACACCTACgaagaaatttattaaagagaaaaatcgTATCGAACGTGTCAATTTGCAACACATTAATATGGATTCTGGCAGGGGGAGCGGGGAGAGAGAAAGTGCACACGGAAAATTTGGCCATTCCAATAGTTCCAATATGAATGCCCAATTTTCTGCCAACTTTTTCGACTCGTCCGAGACGCCCATTAAGTTTAGCCAGTCCGATGATAACAAATATCAAGACTTGAGCGACATAGTGTTGAAGGACGAGGATGACGCGAGCAGCGCCGATGGGGACGACGAGCGTGGCGATGCCGACAATAGCCACGGAGGTAACAGTCACGGGGACCATAGCGACGACGAGAAGGTCACCCTTCCACGTGACAACCACAACACGATCGACTCGAACAAGCTGAGCGACGACATGGATTCCATGAAGACGCCAAACAGCAACAGCCTCAAGTCAAGATTTAAAGATCAAATTTTCAATCGGGATGACTTCGATCACACCCCCAGGCAAAGAATATCAGATGACCGCCTAGAAGAACATATAGAGAGAATAAATAACATGTACATTAAAACCCCTATTTTACATATTGATAAAAACTTCAAAACCAACAAAACAAGTGTAAGAAAAACCAAGACATCCAACAGAGGAAAAGTCatgagcaataaaaaaatggaacaaggAGACATGTCAAGTATGTTGAATTACGAAACACCGAAGAAGCAAATGATGATGAGAGGAGGGACGAAAGAGAAAGCGAGCGTAGTCACATCGATAAACGAAAAAGCAGTTATGAATTCctttataaataatgaaacCCCCTCTAAGTCCAGTATCACCAAGGATACTTCATTGAaagtagataaaaaaattacaaaaaataaaagaaagtCCGTGTtcaattttgataaaaatgaatcccCAAGTAAAATTGGCTACTCTAAAAAGAGGAGTAAAAAATCttag